In Macadamia integrifolia cultivar HAES 741 unplaced genomic scaffold, SCU_Mint_v3 scaffold_227A, whole genome shotgun sequence, one genomic interval encodes:
- the LOC122071437 gene encoding uncharacterized protein LOC122071437: protein MMMALFTSVSAVLPSVSVVSLHHTPRNHRRLSFQVDALSSSSSSPEYSSTESVTSSSTPVTKKPPDRNFNNTVANPNSDPVIRLGSSTESSIEKAIFDFRFLALLAVGGSLAGSLLCFLNGCVYIFDAYKIYWTGCLKGIHSGKMVLRVVEAIDVYLAGTVMLIFGMGLYGLFISNVPPDIPSANDRALKGSSLFGMFTLKVRPKWMKISSLDELKTKVGHVIVMILLVKMFERSKTVTIATGMDLLSYSVCIFLSSASLYILHNLHQ from the exons ATGATGATGGCTCTGTTCACTTCAGTATCAGCTGTTCTCCCTTCAGTCTCTGTCGTCTCGCTCCATCACACTCCGCGAAATCACAGGCGCTTATCGTTTCAGGTTGATGCTCTTAGCTCCTCATCCTCTTCCCCTGAATACTCCTCCACCGAAAGCGttacttcttcttcaacccctgTGACCAAGAAGCCGCCGGATCGAAACTTCAATAATACGGTTGCTAATCCCAACAGCGACCCAGTTATTCGCCTCGGTTCCTCCACTGAATCTTCCATCGAGAAG GCAATTTTTGACTTCCGCTTCTTGGCGCTTCTGGCTGTTGGAGGTTCATTGGCGGGTTCCTTGTTGTGCTTTTTGAAT GGTTGTGTTTACATTTTTGATGCCTACAAGATATACTGGACAGGATGTCTCAAAGGGATTCATTCAGGAAAGATGGTTCTACGAGTAGTTGAAGCTATTG ATGTTTATCTTGCTGGTACTGTCATGTTAATATTTGGCATGGGCTTGTATGGACTATTTATCAGTAATGTGCCTCCTGACATACCCTCCGCAAATGACCGTGCTCTCAAGGGATCTTCCTTGTTCGGGATGTTTACTTTGAAG GTGAGACCCAAATGGATGAAAATCAGCTCACTTGATGAACTGAAGACAAAAGTGGGACACGTTATCGTCATGATTCTTCTTGTAAAGATGTTTGAGAGGAGCAAGACGGTGACAATAGCTACTGGAATGGATCTTCTTAGTTACTCTGTATGTATTTTCTTGTCTTCTGCCTCCTTGTACATTCTTCATAATCTCCACCAGTGa
- the LOC122071436 gene encoding phenylacetaldehyde reductase-like: MSGSGKIVCVTGASGYIASWLVKLLLEKGYTVKASVRDPNDKKKTEHLLALDGAKERLQLFKANLLEEGSFDSIVDGCEAVFHTASPFYIAVKDPQVELIDPALKGTLNVLGSCAKFPSVKRVVVTSSVAAVAFNGKPRTPDVVVDETWFSDPEFCKESKLWYVLSKTLAEEAAWKFAEEKGMDIVTINPAMVIGPLLQPTLNTSAEAILKFVNGAETFPNSTLGWVNVKDVANAHILAFENPSANGRYVLVEKVAHCSEVVKILRELFPTLHLPEKCADDKPYMPTYQVSQERVMSLGINLIPLEVSLKETVESLKEKGFF, translated from the exons ATGAGCGGTTCTGGGAAGATAGTGTGCGTTACAGGGGCTTCTGGGTACATCGCTTCATGGCTGGTGAAGCTTCTCCTCGAAAAAGGTTACACTGTTAAAGCTTCTGTTCGTGACCCAA ATGATAAAAAGAAGACTGAACATTTACTTGCTCTTGATGGGGCAAAGGAGAGACTTCAGTTATTCAAAGCAAACTTATTGGAAGAAGGATCATTTGATTCTATAGTTGATGGATGTGAAGCCGTTTTTCATACAGCATCTCCCTTTTATATTGCAGTCAAGGATCCCCAG GTGGAATTAATTGACCCTGCATTAAAAGGAACTCTTAATGTGCTTGGATCCTGTGCAAAATTTCCATCTGTTAAAAGAGTGGTTGTGACATCCTCTGTAGCTGCAGTTGCATTCAATGGAAAACCTCGAACTCCGGATGTGGTAGTCGATGAGACTTGGTTTTCAGATCCAGAGTTTTGCAAAGAATCTAAG CTTTGGTATGTACTTTCCAAGACCTTGGCTGAGGAAGCTGCCTGGAAATTTGCAGAAGAGAAAGGGATGGACATAGTTACAATAAACCCTGCAATGGTGATTGGTCCTCTTTTACAGCCAACACTTAATACCAGTGCTGAAGCAATTCTGAAATTTGTAAATG GTGCAGAAACATTTCCCAATTCAACACTTGGATGGGTTAATGTCAAAGATGTTGCTAATGCACATATTCTGGCATTTGAGAATCCTTCAGCCAATGGAAGATACGTTTTAGTTGAGAAAGTTGCTCATTGTTCAGAGGTTGTGAAGATTCTCCGTGAACTTTTTCCAACTTTGCACCTTCCGGAAAA GTGTGCAGATGACAAGCCTTACATGCCAACTTATCAAGTATCCCAGGAGAGAGTAATGAGCTTGGGCATAAATCTTATTCCTTTGGAGGTCAGCCTGAAGGAAACTGTTGAAAGCTTGAAGGAGAAAGGCTTTTTTTAG
- the LOC122071430 gene encoding phenylacetaldehyde reductase-like isoform X1: MSTLPYSYSYALPTDRFHLQSKFLVHFCHFSLFPTSTISLPRINYQSFTISLPRINNPRDQRNQAIRGRMNAAGKTVCVTGASGYIASWLVKFLLAKGYTVKASVRDPNDPKKTEHLLSLDGAKERLHLLKANLLEEGSFDSVVDGCEGVFHTASPFYYAIKDPQAELIDPALKGTLNVLGSCAKTPSVKRLVITSSIAAVAYDRKPRTPDVVVDETWFSDPEICKELKLWYVLSKTLAEEAAWKFAKEKGMDMVTINPGMVIGPLLQPTLNTSAEAILNLINGAQTFPNATFGWVNVKDVADAHILAYENPSANGRYLLVERVTHYSEVVKTLHELYPTLHLPEKCANDKPYVPTYQVSQEKAKSLGINFIPLEVSLKETVKSLKDKGFLNSQSLL; encoded by the exons ATGTCGACATTGCCGTATAGCTATAGCTACGCGCTCCCTACAGACAGGTTTCACTTGCAGAGCAAGTTTCTGGTACACTTCTGccatttttcccttttccctaCTTCCACCATTTCCTTGCCCAGGATCAACTATCAAAGTTTCACCATTTCCCTGCCTAGGATCAACAACCCAAGAGACCAAAGGAACCAAGCAATCAGAGGAAGAATGAATGCTGCGGGGAAGACCGTGTGTGTCACAGGTGCTTCTGGGTACATTGCTTCATGGCTGGTGAAGTTTCTGCTTGCCAAAGGATACACTGTTAAAGCTTCTGTCCGCGACCCAA ATGATCCAAAGAAGACAGAACATTTACTTTCCCTTGATGGGGCGAAGGAAAGACTTCACTTATTGAAAGCAAACTTACTGGAAGAAGGATCATTTGATTCAGTTGTTGATGGGTGCGAAGGAGTTTTTCACACGGCATCTCCCTTTTATTATGCAATCAAGGATCCACAG GCTGAATTAATTGATCCTGCATTAAAGGGAACTCTAAATGTTCTTGGATCCTGCGCAAAAACTCCATCTGTTAAAAGACTGGTAATAACATCCTCTATAGCTGCAGTTGCATACGATAGAAAACCTCGAACGCCGGATGTGGTAGTTGATGAGACTTGGTTTTCAGATCCAGAGATTTGCAAGGAGTTGAAG CTTTGGTATGTGCTTTCAAAGACCTTGGCTGAGGAAGCTGCATGGAAATTTGCAAAGGAGAAAGGGATGGACATGGTTACTATAAATCCAGGAATGGTGATTGGTCCTCTTTTACAGCCAACCCTTAATACGAGTGCTGAAGCAATTCTGAACTTGATAAATG GAGCACAGACATTCCCTAATGCAACATTTGGATGGGTTAATGTTAAAGATGTCGCAGATGCACATATTCTGGCATATGAGAATCCTTCAGCCAATGGAAGATATCTTTTAGTCGAGAGAGTTACTCATTATTCAGAGGTGGTGAAAACTTTGCATGAACTTTATCCAACTTTGCACCTTCCAGAAAA GTGCGCAAATGACAAGCCTTATGTGCCAACCTACCAAGTTTCCCAGGAGAAAGCAAAAAGCTTGGGCATTAATTTCATTCCCCTGGAGGTGAGCCTGAAGGAAACCGTCAAAAGCTTGAAGGATAAAGGCTTTTTAAATTCCCAAAGCTTGTTATAG
- the LOC122071430 gene encoding phenylacetaldehyde reductase-like isoform X2 encodes MNAAGKTVCVTGASGYIASWLVKFLLAKGYTVKASVRDPNDPKKTEHLLSLDGAKERLHLLKANLLEEGSFDSVVDGCEGVFHTASPFYYAIKDPQAELIDPALKGTLNVLGSCAKTPSVKRLVITSSIAAVAYDRKPRTPDVVVDETWFSDPEICKELKLWYVLSKTLAEEAAWKFAKEKGMDMVTINPGMVIGPLLQPTLNTSAEAILNLINGAQTFPNATFGWVNVKDVADAHILAYENPSANGRYLLVERVTHYSEVVKTLHELYPTLHLPEKCANDKPYVPTYQVSQEKAKSLGINFIPLEVSLKETVKSLKDKGFLNSQSLL; translated from the exons ATGAATGCTGCGGGGAAGACCGTGTGTGTCACAGGTGCTTCTGGGTACATTGCTTCATGGCTGGTGAAGTTTCTGCTTGCCAAAGGATACACTGTTAAAGCTTCTGTCCGCGACCCAA ATGATCCAAAGAAGACAGAACATTTACTTTCCCTTGATGGGGCGAAGGAAAGACTTCACTTATTGAAAGCAAACTTACTGGAAGAAGGATCATTTGATTCAGTTGTTGATGGGTGCGAAGGAGTTTTTCACACGGCATCTCCCTTTTATTATGCAATCAAGGATCCACAG GCTGAATTAATTGATCCTGCATTAAAGGGAACTCTAAATGTTCTTGGATCCTGCGCAAAAACTCCATCTGTTAAAAGACTGGTAATAACATCCTCTATAGCTGCAGTTGCATACGATAGAAAACCTCGAACGCCGGATGTGGTAGTTGATGAGACTTGGTTTTCAGATCCAGAGATTTGCAAGGAGTTGAAG CTTTGGTATGTGCTTTCAAAGACCTTGGCTGAGGAAGCTGCATGGAAATTTGCAAAGGAGAAAGGGATGGACATGGTTACTATAAATCCAGGAATGGTGATTGGTCCTCTTTTACAGCCAACCCTTAATACGAGTGCTGAAGCAATTCTGAACTTGATAAATG GAGCACAGACATTCCCTAATGCAACATTTGGATGGGTTAATGTTAAAGATGTCGCAGATGCACATATTCTGGCATATGAGAATCCTTCAGCCAATGGAAGATATCTTTTAGTCGAGAGAGTTACTCATTATTCAGAGGTGGTGAAAACTTTGCATGAACTTTATCCAACTTTGCACCTTCCAGAAAA GTGCGCAAATGACAAGCCTTATGTGCCAACCTACCAAGTTTCCCAGGAGAAAGCAAAAAGCTTGGGCATTAATTTCATTCCCCTGGAGGTGAGCCTGAAGGAAACCGTCAAAAGCTTGAAGGATAAAGGCTTTTTAAATTCCCAAAGCTTGTTATAG